A single Penaeus vannamei isolate JL-2024 chromosome 22, ASM4276789v1, whole genome shotgun sequence DNA region contains:
- the LOC138865699 gene encoding pancreatic lipase-related protein 2-like isoform X1 encodes MIAPGAKRDPLFVMFNRVQGWLQAGSCRVLWVAMVILVVGVERSQQDYVDRVLDSFRDVPLVLRALTGSLLGPPAPPAAAFQARRDHAAAPPDRDSEIPAKFCVKELGCLLTGPGFRHRTRRPINLPPDPRHFINVAFNVFTREDIKGVRIPAKEMPLILKSSFDPSKRTKVIVHGYLNGRDMPYLLDLASAFLHTDDVNVIYVDWTEGAIRLYNRAVANTRVVGLEIAHLVTWLGRNAGLRAKDVHLIGHSLGAHVCGYAGESIPGLGRITGLDPAKPLFEQMPPEVRLDPSDALLVDVIHSDAHPLFFLGQGYGITQPVGHLDFYPNGGEYQPGCTPALVAPVSWLLSGRRSSTVSGAVENALGCNHVFAVKVFIDSILSTCPFTAFRCSSYRDYEEGRCFTCGPDGTGCASLGIHADRWQGRGQTGVSLYLKTGPEPHFCLFHHLLRVEFERQEDATRSLQGRLNATLAAQGGRAVTFDLTPRQMQLQSTDKSLTFVLEDHQDLSAGKEILVTWNGGWSGHNCGLACDDGVTITKISLENVEKSSQRRQLRRSAQGGCQRPADTATRLPNGGTVRVPLSQECQVV; translated from the exons ATGATCGCTCCCGGCGCCAAGAGAGATCCGCTGTTTGTAATGTTCAACCGCGTTCAAG gatggCTCCAGGCCGGGTCGTGCAGGGTCCTGTGGGTGGCGATGGTCATCCTCGTCGTGGGCGTCGAGCGTAGCCAACAGGACTACGTCGACAGGGTCCTCGACAGCTTCCGAGACGTCCCTCTGGTTCTCCGGGCGCTCACCGGATCCCTGCTCGGGCCTCCTGCCCCCCCGGCCGCCGCATTCCAGGCCAGGAGGGACCACGCGGCCGCTCCTCCGG ACAGAGACTCCGAGATTCCCGCCAAATTCTGCGTGAAGGAGCTCGGATGTCTCCTGACAGGGCCTGGATTCCGCCACCGCACGCGCCGCCCCATCAACCTGCCGCCGGACCCCCGTCACTTCATCAACGTGGCTTTCAACGTCTTCACGAGGGAGGACATCAAGGGCGTCAGGATCCCGGCGAAGGAAATGCCCCTCATCTTGAAGAGTTCTTTCGATCCGTCGAAAAGGACGAAAGTCATCGTTCACGGCTATTTAAACGGCCGAGATATGCCTTATCTACTG GACTTAGCTTCCGCCTTCTTGCATACGGACGATGTGAACGTGATCTACGTGGACTGGACAGAGGGTGCCATACGCCTGTACAACAGAGCGGTTGCAAATACTCGTGTAGTTGGCTTAGAGATAGCACACCTGGTCACCTGGCTTGGCAGGAACGCCGGTCTCCGAGCCAAGGACGTTCACCTCATCGGCCACTCGCTCGGCGCGCATGTGTGTG GTTACGCGGGAGAGAGCATACCAGGCCTAGGAAGGATCACAGGCCTGGATCCTGCCAAGCCGCTGTTCGAGCAGATGCCGCCCGAGGTACGCCTGGACCCCTCTGACGCCCTTCTCGTCGACGTCATCCACTCCGACGCCCATCCGCTCTTCTTTCTGG GCCAAGGCTACGGCATCACCCAACCCGTCGGGCACCTCGACTTCTACCCGAACGGCGGCGAGTACCAGCCGGGATGCACGCCCGCGCTCGTCGCTCCTGTCTCGTGGCTGCTCTCCGGGCGTCGCTCCTCCACAG TCTCCGGCGCCGTGGAGAACGCCCTGGGTTGCAACCACGTGTTTGCAGTCAAGGTCTTCATCGATTCCATTCTTTCCACGTGTCCCTTCACTGCTTTCCGCTGCTCTTCGTATAGGGACTACGAGGAG GGAAGGTGCTTCACCTGTGGCCCCGATGGCACCGGCTGCGCGTCCCTCGGTATTCACGCGGACAGGTGGCAGGGCAGAGGTCAAACTGGTGTCTCCCTCTATCTGAAAACTGGCCCTGAACCCCATTTCTGCC TTTTTCACCACCTGCTGCGGGTGGAGTTCGAGCGGCAGGAGGACGCGACAAGGTCACTCCAAGGACGTCTGAACGCCACACTCGCCGCTCAGGGAGGACGCgccgtgacctttgacctaacTCCAAG ACAAATGCAGCTCCAGTCTACTGATAAGAGCTTGACCTTCGTGCTGGAGGACCACCAGGACCTGAGCGCGGGCAAGGAGATCTTGGTGACCTGGAACGGTGGCTGGTCAGGTCACAACTGTGGTCTCGCGTGTGATGATGGCGTTACGATAACAAAAATCTCTCTGGAGAACGTAGAGAAGAGTAGTCAGCG GAGACAGCTAAGGCGATCTGCGCAAGGTGGGTGCCAGCGGCCAGCCGACACCGCCACCAGATTGCCCAATGGAGGCACGGTCAGAGTGCCGTTATCCCAAGAGTGCCAAGTGGTATGA
- the LOC138865699 gene encoding pancreatic lipase-related protein 2-like isoform X2 — MAGWLQAGSCRVLWVAMVILVVGVERSQQDYVDRVLDSFRDVPLVLRALTGSLLGPPAPPAAAFQARRDHAAAPPDRDSEIPAKFCVKELGCLLTGPGFRHRTRRPINLPPDPRHFINVAFNVFTREDIKGVRIPAKEMPLILKSSFDPSKRTKVIVHGYLNGRDMPYLLDLASAFLHTDDVNVIYVDWTEGAIRLYNRAVANTRVVGLEIAHLVTWLGRNAGLRAKDVHLIGHSLGAHVCGYAGESIPGLGRITGLDPAKPLFEQMPPEVRLDPSDALLVDVIHSDAHPLFFLGQGYGITQPVGHLDFYPNGGEYQPGCTPALVAPVSWLLSGRRSSTVSGAVENALGCNHVFAVKVFIDSILSTCPFTAFRCSSYRDYEEGRCFTCGPDGTGCASLGIHADRWQGRGQTGVSLYLKTGPEPHFCLFHHLLRVEFERQEDATRSLQGRLNATLAAQGGRAVTFDLTPRQMQLQSTDKSLTFVLEDHQDLSAGKEILVTWNGGWSGHNCGLACDDGVTITKISLENVEKSSQRRQLRRSAQGGCQRPADTATRLPNGGTVRVPLSQECQVV; from the exons ATGGCAG gatggCTCCAGGCCGGGTCGTGCAGGGTCCTGTGGGTGGCGATGGTCATCCTCGTCGTGGGCGTCGAGCGTAGCCAACAGGACTACGTCGACAGGGTCCTCGACAGCTTCCGAGACGTCCCTCTGGTTCTCCGGGCGCTCACCGGATCCCTGCTCGGGCCTCCTGCCCCCCCGGCCGCCGCATTCCAGGCCAGGAGGGACCACGCGGCCGCTCCTCCGG ACAGAGACTCCGAGATTCCCGCCAAATTCTGCGTGAAGGAGCTCGGATGTCTCCTGACAGGGCCTGGATTCCGCCACCGCACGCGCCGCCCCATCAACCTGCCGCCGGACCCCCGTCACTTCATCAACGTGGCTTTCAACGTCTTCACGAGGGAGGACATCAAGGGCGTCAGGATCCCGGCGAAGGAAATGCCCCTCATCTTGAAGAGTTCTTTCGATCCGTCGAAAAGGACGAAAGTCATCGTTCACGGCTATTTAAACGGCCGAGATATGCCTTATCTACTG GACTTAGCTTCCGCCTTCTTGCATACGGACGATGTGAACGTGATCTACGTGGACTGGACAGAGGGTGCCATACGCCTGTACAACAGAGCGGTTGCAAATACTCGTGTAGTTGGCTTAGAGATAGCACACCTGGTCACCTGGCTTGGCAGGAACGCCGGTCTCCGAGCCAAGGACGTTCACCTCATCGGCCACTCGCTCGGCGCGCATGTGTGTG GTTACGCGGGAGAGAGCATACCAGGCCTAGGAAGGATCACAGGCCTGGATCCTGCCAAGCCGCTGTTCGAGCAGATGCCGCCCGAGGTACGCCTGGACCCCTCTGACGCCCTTCTCGTCGACGTCATCCACTCCGACGCCCATCCGCTCTTCTTTCTGG GCCAAGGCTACGGCATCACCCAACCCGTCGGGCACCTCGACTTCTACCCGAACGGCGGCGAGTACCAGCCGGGATGCACGCCCGCGCTCGTCGCTCCTGTCTCGTGGCTGCTCTCCGGGCGTCGCTCCTCCACAG TCTCCGGCGCCGTGGAGAACGCCCTGGGTTGCAACCACGTGTTTGCAGTCAAGGTCTTCATCGATTCCATTCTTTCCACGTGTCCCTTCACTGCTTTCCGCTGCTCTTCGTATAGGGACTACGAGGAG GGAAGGTGCTTCACCTGTGGCCCCGATGGCACCGGCTGCGCGTCCCTCGGTATTCACGCGGACAGGTGGCAGGGCAGAGGTCAAACTGGTGTCTCCCTCTATCTGAAAACTGGCCCTGAACCCCATTTCTGCC TTTTTCACCACCTGCTGCGGGTGGAGTTCGAGCGGCAGGAGGACGCGACAAGGTCACTCCAAGGACGTCTGAACGCCACACTCGCCGCTCAGGGAGGACGCgccgtgacctttgacctaacTCCAAG ACAAATGCAGCTCCAGTCTACTGATAAGAGCTTGACCTTCGTGCTGGAGGACCACCAGGACCTGAGCGCGGGCAAGGAGATCTTGGTGACCTGGAACGGTGGCTGGTCAGGTCACAACTGTGGTCTCGCGTGTGATGATGGCGTTACGATAACAAAAATCTCTCTGGAGAACGTAGAGAAGAGTAGTCAGCG GAGACAGCTAAGGCGATCTGCGCAAGGTGGGTGCCAGCGGCCAGCCGACACCGCCACCAGATTGCCCAATGGAGGCACGGTCAGAGTGCCGTTATCCCAAGAGTGCCAAGTGGTATGA
- the LOC138865699 gene encoding pancreatic lipase-related protein 2-like isoform X3 has protein sequence MVILVVGVERSQQDYVDRVLDSFRDVPLVLRALTGSLLGPPAPPAAAFQARRDHAAAPPDRDSEIPAKFCVKELGCLLTGPGFRHRTRRPINLPPDPRHFINVAFNVFTREDIKGVRIPAKEMPLILKSSFDPSKRTKVIVHGYLNGRDMPYLLDLASAFLHTDDVNVIYVDWTEGAIRLYNRAVANTRVVGLEIAHLVTWLGRNAGLRAKDVHLIGHSLGAHVCGYAGESIPGLGRITGLDPAKPLFEQMPPEVRLDPSDALLVDVIHSDAHPLFFLGQGYGITQPVGHLDFYPNGGEYQPGCTPALVAPVSWLLSGRRSSTVSGAVENALGCNHVFAVKVFIDSILSTCPFTAFRCSSYRDYEEGRCFTCGPDGTGCASLGIHADRWQGRGQTGVSLYLKTGPEPHFCLFHHLLRVEFERQEDATRSLQGRLNATLAAQGGRAVTFDLTPRQMQLQSTDKSLTFVLEDHQDLSAGKEILVTWNGGWSGHNCGLACDDGVTITKISLENVEKSSQRRQLRRSAQGGCQRPADTATRLPNGGTVRVPLSQECQVV, from the exons ATGGTCATCCTCGTCGTGGGCGTCGAGCGTAGCCAACAGGACTACGTCGACAGGGTCCTCGACAGCTTCCGAGACGTCCCTCTGGTTCTCCGGGCGCTCACCGGATCCCTGCTCGGGCCTCCTGCCCCCCCGGCCGCCGCATTCCAGGCCAGGAGGGACCACGCGGCCGCTCCTCCGG ACAGAGACTCCGAGATTCCCGCCAAATTCTGCGTGAAGGAGCTCGGATGTCTCCTGACAGGGCCTGGATTCCGCCACCGCACGCGCCGCCCCATCAACCTGCCGCCGGACCCCCGTCACTTCATCAACGTGGCTTTCAACGTCTTCACGAGGGAGGACATCAAGGGCGTCAGGATCCCGGCGAAGGAAATGCCCCTCATCTTGAAGAGTTCTTTCGATCCGTCGAAAAGGACGAAAGTCATCGTTCACGGCTATTTAAACGGCCGAGATATGCCTTATCTACTG GACTTAGCTTCCGCCTTCTTGCATACGGACGATGTGAACGTGATCTACGTGGACTGGACAGAGGGTGCCATACGCCTGTACAACAGAGCGGTTGCAAATACTCGTGTAGTTGGCTTAGAGATAGCACACCTGGTCACCTGGCTTGGCAGGAACGCCGGTCTCCGAGCCAAGGACGTTCACCTCATCGGCCACTCGCTCGGCGCGCATGTGTGTG GTTACGCGGGAGAGAGCATACCAGGCCTAGGAAGGATCACAGGCCTGGATCCTGCCAAGCCGCTGTTCGAGCAGATGCCGCCCGAGGTACGCCTGGACCCCTCTGACGCCCTTCTCGTCGACGTCATCCACTCCGACGCCCATCCGCTCTTCTTTCTGG GCCAAGGCTACGGCATCACCCAACCCGTCGGGCACCTCGACTTCTACCCGAACGGCGGCGAGTACCAGCCGGGATGCACGCCCGCGCTCGTCGCTCCTGTCTCGTGGCTGCTCTCCGGGCGTCGCTCCTCCACAG TCTCCGGCGCCGTGGAGAACGCCCTGGGTTGCAACCACGTGTTTGCAGTCAAGGTCTTCATCGATTCCATTCTTTCCACGTGTCCCTTCACTGCTTTCCGCTGCTCTTCGTATAGGGACTACGAGGAG GGAAGGTGCTTCACCTGTGGCCCCGATGGCACCGGCTGCGCGTCCCTCGGTATTCACGCGGACAGGTGGCAGGGCAGAGGTCAAACTGGTGTCTCCCTCTATCTGAAAACTGGCCCTGAACCCCATTTCTGCC TTTTTCACCACCTGCTGCGGGTGGAGTTCGAGCGGCAGGAGGACGCGACAAGGTCACTCCAAGGACGTCTGAACGCCACACTCGCCGCTCAGGGAGGACGCgccgtgacctttgacctaacTCCAAG ACAAATGCAGCTCCAGTCTACTGATAAGAGCTTGACCTTCGTGCTGGAGGACCACCAGGACCTGAGCGCGGGCAAGGAGATCTTGGTGACCTGGAACGGTGGCTGGTCAGGTCACAACTGTGGTCTCGCGTGTGATGATGGCGTTACGATAACAAAAATCTCTCTGGAGAACGTAGAGAAGAGTAGTCAGCG GAGACAGCTAAGGCGATCTGCGCAAGGTGGGTGCCAGCGGCCAGCCGACACCGCCACCAGATTGCCCAATGGAGGCACGGTCAGAGTGCCGTTATCCCAAGAGTGCCAAGTGGTATGA